Proteins from one Streptomyces caniferus genomic window:
- a CDS encoding fumarate reductase/succinate dehydrogenase flavoprotein subunit — protein sequence MEIPSLDAAEELSCDVLVIGGGTAGTMAALTAAEHGASVLLLEKAHVRHSGALAMGMDGVNNAVVPGRAEPDDYVAEITRANDGIVDQSTVRQTATRGFAMVQRLESYGVKFEKDEHGEYAVRQVHRSGSYVLPMPEGKDVKKVLYRQLRRREMRERIRIENRVMPVRVLTSGGRAVGAAGFHTRTGRFVTVRAGAVILATGACGRLGLPASGYLYGTYENPTNAGDGYAMAYHAGAELTGIECFQINPLIKDYNGPACAYVANPFGGYQVNRHGERFVESDYWSGQMMAEFASEVASPRGPVYLKLSHLPEESVSALETILHTTERPTRGTFHAGRGHDYRTHDIEMHISEIGLCGGHSASGVRVDDHARTTVPGLYAAGDLACVPHNYMIGAFVFGDLAGADAARYRAYEGELPADQLRAAHELVYRPLGHPDGPPQPQVEYKLRRFVNDYVAPPKSGARLSLAVEHFERMHADIAGMGARTPHELMRCAEVGFIRDCAEMAARSSLARTESRWGLYHERTDHPQSNDEDWLHHLDLRKSATGAMEFTARPVAPYLVPVDAYTPVGGAPRFLGEVHPEQVATAGRSDTPPVGSTGGGAEGAGAEAAGEAVPGAGTAAGNGPGASPRILELLALAEDQPDLGTLRPYLTDPDPAVRRAAVDALTESVPSGTGGALATALADPDPAVRAAAGASLRELVEVLTPEPGLRPPLVTALHGPDAVVRSAAVEVLRALRLGDRALFAAALGDPAVEVRLQAVRALVSVDAPDALRGAATDPSREVRVAAAHGLGTVGGPGDLALLLRDEDLLVRAAALAALATTGCPPPYDAAAVAALGDPAWQVRAGAATALAAAEPELAVSALRSALRDGHADVRKAGVLALRAYSGREDARRARATVADDPDADVRAYARLASKE from the coding sequence ATGGAGATCCCCTCCCTCGACGCCGCCGAGGAGCTGTCCTGCGACGTCCTCGTGATCGGCGGCGGCACCGCCGGGACCATGGCGGCACTCACCGCCGCCGAACACGGCGCCTCCGTCCTGCTGTTGGAGAAGGCGCATGTCCGCCACTCCGGCGCGCTCGCCATGGGCATGGACGGGGTCAACAACGCCGTCGTCCCGGGCCGCGCGGAACCCGACGACTACGTCGCCGAGATCACCCGCGCCAATGACGGCATCGTCGACCAGTCCACCGTCCGCCAGACCGCGACCCGCGGTTTCGCGATGGTGCAGCGGCTGGAGTCCTACGGCGTGAAGTTCGAGAAGGACGAGCACGGCGAGTACGCGGTCCGCCAGGTGCACCGCTCCGGCTCGTACGTGCTGCCGATGCCGGAGGGCAAGGACGTCAAGAAGGTCCTCTACCGGCAGTTGCGCCGCCGGGAGATGCGCGAGCGGATCCGCATCGAGAACCGTGTGATGCCGGTGCGGGTGCTGACCTCCGGCGGCCGGGCGGTCGGCGCGGCGGGCTTCCACACCCGTACCGGGCGGTTCGTCACGGTCCGGGCCGGGGCGGTGATCCTCGCCACCGGCGCCTGCGGCCGCCTCGGTCTGCCGGCCTCCGGCTATCTCTACGGCACCTACGAGAACCCCACCAACGCGGGCGACGGCTACGCCATGGCCTACCACGCGGGCGCCGAACTGACCGGCATCGAGTGCTTCCAGATCAATCCGCTGATCAAGGACTACAACGGCCCGGCCTGCGCCTATGTCGCCAACCCCTTCGGCGGCTACCAGGTCAACCGGCACGGCGAGCGGTTCGTGGAGTCCGACTACTGGTCGGGGCAGATGATGGCGGAGTTCGCGTCCGAGGTCGCCTCCCCGCGCGGTCCGGTCTACCTGAAGCTGAGTCACCTCCCGGAGGAGTCCGTCTCCGCGCTGGAGACCATCCTGCACACCACCGAGCGTCCCACCCGCGGCACCTTCCACGCCGGGCGCGGCCACGACTACCGCACCCACGACATCGAGATGCACATCTCCGAGATCGGCCTGTGCGGCGGGCACTCGGCGTCCGGCGTACGCGTCGACGACCACGCCCGCACCACCGTGCCGGGTCTGTACGCGGCAGGCGACCTGGCCTGCGTCCCGCACAACTACATGATCGGCGCGTTCGTCTTCGGCGATCTGGCGGGCGCGGACGCGGCGCGGTACCGGGCGTACGAGGGCGAGTTGCCCGCCGACCAGCTGCGGGCCGCCCACGAGCTGGTCTACCGGCCGCTCGGCCATCCCGACGGCCCGCCGCAGCCCCAGGTCGAGTACAAGCTCCGCCGCTTCGTCAACGACTACGTCGCCCCGCCCAAGAGCGGCGCCCGCCTGTCGCTGGCCGTCGAGCACTTCGAGCGGATGCACGCCGATATCGCCGGCATGGGCGCCCGTACCCCGCACGAGCTGATGCGCTGCGCCGAGGTCGGTTTCATCCGCGACTGCGCCGAGATGGCCGCCCGGTCGTCGCTGGCCCGCACCGAGTCCCGCTGGGGTCTCTACCACGAGCGCACGGACCACCCGCAGAGCAACGACGAGGACTGGCTGCACCACCTCGATCTGCGCAAATCGGCCACCGGAGCGATGGAGTTCACGGCCCGCCCGGTGGCGCCGTACCTCGTCCCGGTCGACGCGTACACCCCCGTGGGCGGCGCCCCCCGGTTCCTCGGCGAGGTCCACCCGGAGCAGGTCGCCACGGCGGGGCGGAGCGACACGCCGCCGGTGGGGTCCACGGGCGGCGGCGCGGAGGGGGCAGGAGCCGAGGCGGCGGGCGAGGCGGTGCCGGGCGCCGGCACCGCGGCCGGCAACGGCCCCGGCGCCTCCCCCCGCATCCTCGAACTCCTCGCCCTCGCCGAGGACCAGCCGGACCTCGGCACGCTGCGCCCCTACCTCACCGACCCCGACCCGGCCGTCCGCCGTGCCGCCGTCGACGCGCTCACCGAGAGCGTCCCGTCCGGCACGGGCGGGGCCCTGGCCACCGCCCTCGCCGATCCCGACCCGGCCGTACGCGCCGCCGCCGGTGCCTCGCTACGGGAACTGGTCGAGGTCCTGACGCCGGAACCCGGCCTGCGCCCGCCGCTGGTCACCGCCCTGCACGGCCCCGACGCCGTGGTCCGCTCGGCGGCCGTGGAGGTGCTGCGCGCGCTCCGCCTCGGCGACCGCGCCCTCTTCGCCGCCGCACTCGGCGACCCGGCCGTGGAGGTGCGGCTCCAGGCCGTCCGCGCTCTGGTCTCCGTCGATGCTCCCGACGCTCTGCGCGGTGCCGCCACCGACCCCTCCCGCGAGGTCCGGGTGGCCGCCGCGCACGGCCTCGGCACGGTCGGCGGCCCCGGCGACCTGGCGCTGCTGCTGCGCGACGAGGACCTCCTCGTACGGGCCGCGGCGCTCGCGGCGCTGGCCACCACCGGCTGCCCGCCGCCGTACGACGCGGCGGCCGTCGCGGCGCTCGGCGACCCGGCCTGGCAGGTCCGGGCCGGTGCCGCCACGGCCCTGGCGGCCGCCGAGCCCGAGCTCGCCGTGTCCGCGCTGCGCTCCGCGCTCCGCGACGGGCACGCGGACGTCCGCAAGGCCGGGGTTCTCGCGCTGCGTGCGTACTCCGGCCGCGAGGACGCCCGCCGGGCCCGGGCCACGGTCGCGGACGATCCGGACGCCGATGTCCGCGCCTACGCCCGGCTCGCGTCGAAGGAGTGA
- a CDS encoding PP2C family protein-serine/threonine phosphatase has protein sequence MPSFSPRWPRYVEFAPSVLVAGGLVWDAFSPADYWGDPMLTAASVTAGALLSLRHTLAIGAAIVVGVFALTVKDGTADSLEGHLELINTLFAALMGIGVNRVIARHGRHLDVVRSVAEAAQRAVLPAPPERIGRLAIAARYQAAQSEARIGGDAYAVQRTPFGVRLMIADVRGKGLGAVSAVSVLLGAFREAAEQEPDLRALADRMEHALLRESEHTSEENRLEGFITALICEVLPGATGLRLLNCGHPAPYLCHDDEVRALEVRDPGLPLGMGALGAARTGPTDWPFPAGSTLLLVTDGVTEARDHAGTFYDPATQLAEHGPFREPRELIDRLAADVEDWTGGPRDDDMAVLAITRQVPGRGRLIPGGSSAER, from the coding sequence ATGCCCTCTTTCTCCCCGCGTTGGCCCCGATACGTTGAGTTCGCCCCGAGCGTCCTGGTTGCCGGAGGGCTCGTCTGGGACGCGTTCTCGCCGGCGGACTACTGGGGCGACCCGATGCTGACGGCGGCCAGCGTGACGGCCGGCGCCCTGCTCTCCCTGCGGCACACCCTGGCGATCGGCGCCGCCATCGTCGTGGGCGTCTTCGCGCTGACGGTGAAGGACGGCACCGCCGACAGCCTCGAAGGCCATCTGGAGCTCATCAACACCCTCTTCGCCGCACTGATGGGCATCGGGGTCAATCGGGTGATCGCCCGCCACGGACGCCATCTGGACGTCGTCCGTTCGGTGGCGGAGGCCGCCCAGCGCGCCGTGCTGCCGGCCCCGCCGGAACGTATCGGCCGGCTGGCCATCGCCGCCCGCTACCAGGCCGCGCAGAGCGAGGCCCGGATCGGCGGTGACGCCTACGCCGTGCAGCGGACCCCGTTCGGCGTGCGGCTGATGATCGCCGATGTGCGGGGCAAGGGCCTCGGGGCGGTGAGCGCGGTCTCGGTGCTGCTGGGTGCGTTCCGCGAGGCCGCCGAGCAGGAGCCCGACCTGAGGGCGCTGGCCGACCGGATGGAGCACGCGCTGCTGCGGGAGAGCGAGCACACCTCGGAGGAGAACCGCCTCGAAGGCTTCATCACGGCCCTGATCTGCGAAGTCCTTCCCGGGGCCACGGGCCTGCGGTTGCTGAACTGCGGCCACCCCGCGCCCTACCTCTGCCATGACGACGAGGTGCGCGCCCTGGAGGTCCGCGATCCGGGCCTCCCGCTGGGGATGGGCGCCCTGGGCGCGGCACGGACCGGGCCCACCGACTGGCCGTTCCCGGCGGGCAGCACCCTGTTGCTGGTGACCGACGGGGTGACGGAGGCCAGGGACCACGCCGGAACGTTCTACGACCCCGCGACGCAACTGGCGGAGCACGGCCCGTTCCGGGAGCCCCGGGAGCTGATCGACCGCTTGGCCGCGGACGTCGAGGACTGGACCGGCGGGCCGCGCGACGACGATATGGCCGTCCTCGCGATCACCCGGCAGGTGCCGGGCCGCGGGAGGCTCATCCCAGGAGGGAGCAGCGCCGAACGCTGA
- a CDS encoding M4 family metallopeptidase has protein sequence MRRPHIRGHRLAIAVAVTTAATFTAGVAGTASASSTASPVAATSASTRAPQKVVDAALAAVHAHASATGVGKKDTLKATDALVDPDGRQHVRFVRTHRGLPVLGGDLVVHLTAKSAYESVTRAYRHQVDVPDTDPKLSASEARTKAAAVAKGRAGDAELVVDARENRTTLAYRVQVADSRTAEAGGARTVVLDAASGAVLSNSPVDDSFLSPAVQAKLRARGERLDPATGSLTPSPAATAEAAGTAGFPSAATGSGASFFVGTVPLSTTRTAKKSFTLKDSTRGNTETRDAGDKELEKFADGKAFTSTTNRWGNGTTNSRATAAVDAQYGITSTLDFYKKTFGRKGIKNDGRGAHALVHFGKKVGNAYWSSDCGCMLYGDGDGKTFAKPLVVLDVTGHELSHGVVDATANLQPTRVDAEGNQFGEPGSLNESLADIFGSAVEFSTNNPKNPPNYLMGEKLGLDQKFLRRLDKPSLDKLEGTVDYWSKASYDTEVHAGSGVSSHAYYLLAEGSGKKTIGGVAYDSPTFKGSKVTGIGRNKATAIFYRALTRYMVSTTDFHDARTATLHAAKDLYGAKSTEYKAVDKAWAAVNVTAANTPNQH, from the coding sequence GTGCGTAGACCCCACATACGCGGACACCGCCTGGCCATCGCCGTCGCAGTCACGACGGCTGCAACATTCACCGCGGGAGTGGCGGGCACTGCCTCCGCCAGCTCCACGGCCTCGCCGGTCGCTGCTACCTCCGCCTCAACTCGCGCCCCTCAGAAGGTCGTTGACGCGGCACTCGCCGCCGTCCATGCGCACGCATCGGCCACCGGAGTCGGCAAGAAGGACACCCTCAAGGCCACGGACGCGCTCGTCGATCCGGACGGCCGACAGCATGTCCGCTTTGTTCGCACGCACCGCGGACTGCCGGTGCTCGGTGGCGACCTCGTCGTCCACCTGACCGCCAAGTCGGCGTACGAGAGCGTGACCCGGGCCTACCGTCACCAGGTCGACGTGCCCGACACGGACCCGAAGCTGTCGGCCTCGGAGGCCCGGACGAAGGCCGCCGCCGTCGCGAAGGGCCGGGCCGGTGACGCCGAACTGGTCGTGGACGCCCGTGAGAACCGGACCACGCTGGCCTACCGGGTGCAGGTGGCCGACAGCCGTACCGCCGAGGCCGGCGGCGCCCGTACGGTCGTCCTCGACGCGGCCTCCGGCGCGGTGCTCAGCAACTCCCCGGTCGACGACTCCTTCCTGTCGCCCGCCGTCCAGGCCAAGCTGCGTGCCCGGGGCGAGCGGCTCGACCCCGCGACCGGATCGCTCACCCCCTCCCCGGCCGCCACGGCCGAGGCGGCCGGAACCGCCGGGTTCCCGTCGGCGGCCACCGGCTCCGGTGCGTCCTTCTTCGTCGGCACCGTGCCGCTGTCCACCACCCGGACCGCGAAGAAGTCCTTCACCCTCAAGGACTCCACCCGCGGGAACACCGAGACCCGGGACGCCGGCGACAAGGAGCTGGAGAAGTTCGCCGACGGCAAGGCGTTCACCAGCACCACCAACCGCTGGGGCAACGGCACCACGAACAGCCGGGCGACCGCCGCCGTCGACGCCCAGTACGGCATCACCAGCACCCTGGACTTCTACAAGAAGACCTTCGGCCGCAAGGGCATCAAGAACGACGGCCGCGGGGCACACGCCCTGGTGCACTTCGGCAAGAAGGTCGGCAACGCCTACTGGTCCTCGGACTGCGGCTGCATGCTCTACGGCGACGGCGACGGCAAGACGTTCGCCAAGCCCCTGGTCGTGCTGGACGTCACCGGTCATGAGCTCTCCCACGGCGTCGTCGACGCGACGGCCAACCTCCAGCCCACCCGGGTCGACGCCGAGGGGAACCAGTTCGGCGAGCCCGGCTCCCTGAACGAGTCGCTGGCGGACATCTTCGGCAGCGCGGTCGAGTTCTCGACCAACAACCCGAAGAACCCGCCGAACTACCTGATGGGCGAGAAGCTCGGCCTCGACCAGAAGTTCCTGCGCCGTCTGGACAAGCCGTCCCTCGACAAGCTCGAAGGCACGGTCGACTACTGGTCGAAGGCGTCCTACGACACCGAGGTGCACGCCGGTTCCGGTGTCTCCTCGCACGCCTACTACCTCCTGGCCGAGGGCAGCGGCAAGAAGACCATCGGTGGCGTCGCCTACGACTCCCCCACCTTCAAGGGGTCGAAGGTGACCGGCATCGGCCGGAACAAGGCCACGGCGATCTTCTACCGGGCGCTCACCCGGTACATGGTCTCCACGACCGACTTCCATGACGCCCGGACCGCGACGCTGCACGCGGCCAAGGACCTGTACGGCGCCAAGAGCACGGAGTACAAGGCCGTGGACAAGGCCTGGGCCGCCGTGAACGTGACGGCCGCCAACACGCCGAACCAGCACTGA
- a CDS encoding MFS transporter has translation MISERTSGTRRPGYPVAAGVFAIGMAGTTLPTPLYGLYREQLGFSELVVTVVFAVYALGVITVLLLAGNFSDQVGRRPVLFCALGLSAASALCFIFEGGLPMLLLGRVLSGFAAGLFSGAATASVLELAKPGQETRAGFAATAANMGGLGCGPLLSGLLAQYAPWPLTLPFLVHLLLVAGAAVATWRLPETVVHPHRPHTLRPQGLRLPPEVHGVFTPSAVAAFAGFSLLGLFTAVAPSFVGQTLGVHNLAVAGLIVFTVFLGSTAGQSLTERIGVRRALPGGCLVLVVGLLLVATSLAVTSLPVLVIGAVCGGVGQGLAFRAGLTAVGRAAPPEHRGGTISAFFLVAYLGISLPVVGVGALTLVLGLRGAGLTFSACVIALTVTVGLYVLRHPPTAAD, from the coding sequence ATGATCAGCGAGCGCACGAGCGGCACGCGGCGGCCCGGCTATCCGGTGGCGGCGGGCGTGTTCGCGATCGGCATGGCCGGCACCACGCTGCCCACCCCGCTCTACGGGCTCTACCGCGAACAGCTCGGGTTCTCCGAGCTGGTGGTGACCGTGGTCTTCGCCGTGTACGCCCTCGGCGTCATCACGGTTCTCCTCCTCGCCGGCAACTTCTCCGACCAAGTGGGCCGGCGCCCCGTGTTGTTCTGCGCGCTGGGGCTGTCGGCGGCGAGCGCGCTGTGCTTCATCTTCGAGGGCGGGCTCCCGATGCTGCTCCTGGGGCGGGTGCTCTCCGGCTTCGCCGCCGGGCTGTTCAGCGGCGCCGCCACGGCGTCCGTGCTGGAACTCGCGAAGCCGGGCCAGGAGACACGGGCGGGATTCGCCGCCACCGCCGCGAACATGGGCGGGCTCGGCTGCGGCCCGTTGCTGTCGGGCCTGCTGGCCCAGTACGCGCCGTGGCCGTTGACCCTGCCGTTCCTGGTGCACCTGCTGCTGGTGGCGGGGGCGGCCGTGGCGACCTGGCGCCTGCCGGAGACCGTCGTGCATCCGCACCGCCCGCACACGCTGCGGCCCCAGGGTCTTCGGCTGCCGCCCGAAGTGCACGGCGTCTTCACCCCGTCGGCCGTCGCCGCCTTCGCCGGTTTCTCCCTGCTGGGGCTCTTCACCGCGGTGGCACCGAGCTTCGTCGGCCAGACCCTGGGCGTGCACAATCTGGCCGTCGCCGGGCTCATCGTCTTCACGGTGTTCCTCGGGTCGACCGCGGGACAGTCCTTGACGGAACGGATCGGGGTGCGCAGGGCCCTGCCGGGCGGCTGCCTGGTGCTGGTGGTGGGCCTCCTCCTCGTCGCCACCTCGCTGGCCGTGACCTCGCTGCCGGTGCTGGTCATCGGTGCGGTGTGCGGCGGTGTCGGCCAGGGCCTGGCGTTCCGCGCCGGCCTGACCGCCGTGGGCCGCGCGGCACCGCCCGAGCACCGGGGCGGCACCATCTCGGCCTTCTTCCTCGTCGCCTACCTGGGCATCTCGCTGCCGGTCGTCGGCGTCGGAGCGCTCACGCTGGTACTCGGCCTGCGCGGTGCGGGCCTGACCTTCTCCGCCTGTGTCATCGCGCTCACCGTCACCGTCGGCCTCTACGTCCTGCGCCACCCGCCGACGGCCGCCGACTGA
- a CDS encoding cytochrome P450 produces MTALPQPPDILSPAFAADPYPAYRVLREHYPVFYDKGTDSYLLSRYEDVARAFREPVFTTDNYAWQLEPAHGGRTLPQMSGREHSVRRALVAPAFRGRELREKFLPVIERNARELIDVFRDDAEADLVGQFATRFPINVIVDMLGLDRADHDRFHGWYASAVAFLSNLAQDPEVAAAGRRAGEELAAYLRPVLNARRAAPGDDLLSTLCTAEIEGTRMTDQDITSFVSLLLAAGGETTDKALAALFRNLLAHPDQLAAVRADRSLIPAAFAETLRYTPPVQMIMRQPAAEVALSGGTVPAGATVTCLIGSANRDERHYARPDAFDLFRTDLTTATAFSAAADHVAFSLGRHFCVGALLAKTEIELGANQLLDAFPAMGFADDAAPTDEGVFTRGPARLRVRLTPDVGAARPAGTA; encoded by the coding sequence GTGACCGCTCTCCCGCAGCCGCCCGACATCCTGTCACCCGCGTTCGCGGCCGACCCCTACCCCGCGTACCGCGTCCTGCGCGAGCACTACCCGGTCTTCTACGACAAGGGCACCGACAGCTATCTGCTCTCGCGGTACGAGGACGTGGCACGGGCCTTCCGCGAGCCGGTGTTCACCACCGACAACTATGCGTGGCAGCTCGAACCGGCGCACGGCGGCCGGACGCTCCCGCAGATGAGCGGTCGTGAACACTCCGTACGCCGCGCCCTGGTGGCCCCCGCCTTCCGCGGCCGGGAGCTGCGGGAGAAGTTCCTGCCGGTCATCGAGCGGAACGCGCGGGAGCTGATCGACGTCTTCCGCGACGATGCGGAAGCCGATCTGGTGGGGCAGTTCGCCACCCGCTTCCCCATCAACGTGATCGTCGACATGCTCGGCCTCGACCGGGCCGACCACGACCGCTTCCACGGCTGGTACGCCTCCGCCGTCGCATTCCTGTCCAACCTGGCCCAGGACCCCGAGGTCGCGGCCGCCGGGCGGCGCGCGGGTGAGGAACTCGCCGCCTACCTGCGGCCGGTCCTCAACGCACGGCGTGCCGCGCCCGGCGACGACCTGCTCTCCACCCTGTGCACCGCGGAGATCGAGGGCACCCGGATGACCGATCAGGACATCACCTCGTTCGTCAGCCTGCTGCTGGCCGCCGGGGGCGAGACCACGGACAAGGCGCTCGCCGCGCTGTTCCGCAACCTGCTGGCCCACCCGGACCAGTTGGCCGCTGTCCGTGCCGACCGGTCGCTGATCCCCGCGGCCTTCGCCGAGACCCTGCGCTACACCCCGCCGGTACAGATGATCATGCGTCAGCCCGCCGCCGAGGTCGCCCTGAGCGGCGGTACGGTCCCCGCGGGCGCCACGGTCACCTGTCTCATCGGCTCCGCGAACCGCGACGAGCGCCACTACGCGCGGCCCGACGCCTTCGACCTCTTCCGCACCGACCTCACCACCGCCACGGCCTTCAGCGCCGCCGCCGACCATGTGGCCTTCTCCCTGGGCCGGCACTTCTGTGTCGGCGCGCTCCTGGCCAAGACCGAGATCGAGCTCGGGGCCAACCAACTGCTCGACGCCTTCCCCGCCATGGGCTTCGCGGACGATGCGGCGCCCACCGACGAGGGAGTGTTCACCCGGGGGCCGGCGCGGCTGCGGGTGCGGCTCACGCCGGACGTCGGCGCGGCGCGGCCTGCCGGTACCGCCTGA
- a CDS encoding MFS transporter codes for MTDAGPQPTPQSPPTTPAKRWAYVIPVAAIMYMLAYLDRNNVSVILPYMHGDLRLSNADKGLVGGVFFLGYVFLQIPAAILAQRWSARKTVLLLMVAWGAAASLSGLVQTKSQFYVARFVLGLFEGGVWPAVLILLASWFPLRERARANALWMACLPLSSVLMAPLSGWMLDHGSWRWVLMLQGVPPLVWAVVWWFAVADRPAQARWISRAEADHVERAIAADEAAKPSAGSGSYLDAVRQKSVLVLIGVYFFWITGFYGFNLWLPSVIKELTHGGSPTEVGLLTAIPFTVALVVMIANAAWSDRTGRRRQAVAVPLVVGIAALLLGQAVDGALPRMLLLCVTAAAVYAPYGPFWAIPGQLLRFEVVAVAMGLINALGNLGGFAGPYLVGWLTDATGSSVTGFAVLSAFLAVAVALVTLGLRPGVRPVRQVAREAPEGA; via the coding sequence GTGACGGACGCCGGCCCGCAGCCGACCCCGCAGTCGCCGCCCACGACGCCCGCCAAGCGCTGGGCGTACGTCATCCCGGTCGCCGCGATCATGTACATGCTGGCGTATCTCGACCGGAACAACGTCTCCGTCATCCTCCCCTACATGCACGGCGATCTGCGGCTGTCCAACGCCGACAAGGGGCTGGTCGGCGGCGTCTTCTTCCTCGGCTACGTCTTCCTGCAGATCCCGGCCGCGATCCTCGCCCAGCGCTGGAGCGCCCGGAAGACCGTCCTCCTCCTCATGGTGGCGTGGGGCGCGGCCGCGTCGCTCTCCGGTCTCGTCCAGACCAAGTCGCAGTTCTACGTGGCCCGTTTCGTGCTGGGCCTCTTCGAGGGCGGCGTCTGGCCCGCCGTGCTCATCCTGCTCGCCTCGTGGTTCCCGCTGCGCGAGCGGGCCCGGGCCAACGCCCTGTGGATGGCCTGCCTGCCGCTGTCGTCGGTGCTGATGGCGCCGCTGTCGGGCTGGATGCTCGACCACGGGAGCTGGCGCTGGGTGCTGATGCTGCAGGGCGTCCCGCCCCTGGTGTGGGCGGTGGTCTGGTGGTTCGCGGTCGCCGACCGGCCCGCGCAGGCCCGGTGGATCTCCCGCGCCGAGGCCGACCACGTGGAGCGCGCGATCGCCGCCGACGAAGCCGCCAAGCCCTCGGCGGGCAGCGGCTCGTACCTCGACGCGGTCAGGCAGAAATCGGTGCTCGTCCTCATCGGCGTCTACTTCTTCTGGATCACCGGCTTCTACGGCTTCAACCTCTGGCTGCCGTCGGTCATCAAGGAGCTGACGCACGGCGGATCGCCCACCGAGGTCGGACTGCTCACCGCGATCCCGTTCACCGTCGCACTGGTGGTGATGATCGCCAATGCCGCCTGGTCCGACCGCACCGGCAGACGACGCCAGGCGGTGGCCGTCCCGCTCGTCGTGGGCATCGCCGCTCTGCTGCTGGGGCAGGCCGTGGACGGCGCCCTGCCCCGGATGCTGCTGCTGTGTGTGACGGCCGCCGCGGTCTATGCGCCGTACGGACCGTTCTGGGCGATCCCCGGCCAGCTGCTGCGCTTCGAGGTGGTGGCCGTCGCCATGGGACTGATCAACGCGCTCGGCAACCTCGGCGGCTTCGCCGGCCCCTACCTGGTCGGCTGGCTGACCGACGCCACGGGATCCAGCGTGACCGGCTTCGCGGTCCTGTCCGCCTTCCTCGCCGTGGCCGTGGCACTGGTGACGTTGGGCCTGCGCCCGGGCGTGCGCCCCGTACGCCAGGTGGCCCGGGAAGCGCCGGAGGGAGCATGA
- the pdxA gene encoding 4-hydroxythreonine-4-phosphate dehydrogenase PdxA produces MTHPQQVPDDRTAAPDGPLPLLAVTLGDPVGIGPEITARTLADPATAALGRGLAVGDAAVLRRAVAVCGLDVEVNAVGTPGEARFEPGTIDVLDLGIAPGDLPWGTVDAVAGRSAVAAIEAATRAALAGEVDGIVTSPINKEAIWAAGSEHLGHTEMLGELTGAAHFDTMFVVRGLKIFFTTRHLALRKALDQITEERVAASIRHAATALRVFGHDTPRLAVAAINPHGGEGGHFGDEEITVLRPAVEKAAAEGLGVVGPIPADSVFHQGLEGRFDGVLSHFHDQGHIPAKTVDFDGTVSVTVGLPILRTSVDHGTAFDIAGSGRASHGTMAAAFRAAAGFSRFTDRIRAAYGTAVAQ; encoded by the coding sequence ATGACCCACCCCCAGCAGGTGCCCGACGACCGGACGGCGGCCCCCGACGGACCGCTGCCGCTCCTCGCCGTCACCCTCGGCGACCCCGTCGGGATCGGTCCCGAGATCACCGCCCGCACGCTCGCCGACCCGGCTACCGCCGCCCTCGGCCGTGGACTCGCCGTCGGCGACGCCGCCGTACTGCGCCGCGCCGTCGCCGTCTGCGGTCTGGACGTCGAGGTCAACGCGGTGGGCACGCCCGGTGAGGCGCGCTTCGAGCCCGGCACCATCGATGTGCTCGACCTCGGGATCGCCCCCGGCGACCTCCCCTGGGGCACGGTCGACGCGGTGGCGGGCCGCTCCGCCGTGGCCGCGATCGAGGCCGCCACCCGCGCCGCGCTGGCCGGCGAGGTCGACGGCATCGTCACCTCGCCGATCAACAAGGAGGCGATCTGGGCGGCCGGCTCCGAGCACCTCGGCCATACCGAGATGCTCGGCGAACTCACCGGCGCCGCCCACTTCGACACCATGTTCGTGGTGCGCGGCCTCAAGATCTTCTTCACCACCCGCCATCTCGCCCTGCGCAAGGCGCTCGACCAGATCACCGAGGAGCGGGTCGCCGCGAGCATCCGTCACGCCGCCACCGCCCTGCGCGTCTTCGGCCATGACACCCCCCGGCTCGCCGTGGCCGCGATCAACCCGCACGGCGGCGAGGGCGGCCACTTCGGCGACGAGGAGATCACCGTCCTGCGCCCGGCGGTGGAGAAGGCGGCGGCCGAGGGGCTCGGCGTCGTGGGACCGATCCCCGCGGACTCCGTCTTCCACCAGGGCCTCGAAGGCCGCTTCGACGGAGTGCTGTCGCACTTCCACGACCAGGGCCACATCCCCGCCAAGACCGTCGACTTCGACGGCACCGTCTCCGTCACCGTGGGCCTGCCGATCCTGCGCACCTCCGTCGACCACGGCACCGCGTTCGACATCGCCGGCAGCGGCCGCGCCTCCCACGGCACGATGGCCGCGGCCTTCCGCGCCGCCGCCGGCTTCAGCCGCTTCACCGACCGGATCCGCGCCGCCTACGGAACGGCGGTCGCCCAGTGA